In the Treponema maltophilum ATCC 51939 genome, ACCGAAAGCCTGTATAAACGGTTAAAAGAAGACCACAATATTTACATACGGCGCGCTCTGGTGCCGGATAAATTCCGCATTGTGGAGTGGGTAAAAGAGCATTCGAGCTTGAGCGCTGCAGGCGAGTGCGACGTATGCTTTTCGCGTTTGCCCGTTTCGTGTTTTATTGCGACGCGCGGCGCCTGCGTTTTGGGCTACGCATGCTACAACGCGACCGCCCCCGACTTTTTCGGGCCGACGCGCGTATCGGACGAAGAGCAGGGTAAGGGCGTCGGCAAAGCGCTGCTCTTG is a window encoding:
- a CDS encoding GNAT family N-acetyltransferase, which codes for MADMLVNLLNLPNTESLYKRLKEDHNIYIRRALVPDKFRIVEWVKEHSSLSAAGECDVCFSRLPVSCFIATRGACVLGYACYNATAPDFFGPTRVSDEEQGKGVGKALLLASLHAMRAEGYVYAVIGGIGPAEFYAKTVGAVLIADSTPGIYKDFLPKLKD